CCAATGACCCTCGGCTGGTTGTAGTACTCGTTCGAACTGAAGGTGTTCACGATATACTCCTCGTCGCCGAGGTTGCGGCCGAAGATCGAGAACCGCAGGTGTTCGGTGCGGATGCCGATACGGGCGTCGAACAACTCGTAGCCGGCATATTCACGGTCGTTGGCGGGAGTTTCAAAGCCGCCTTCGGCCCGCTGGTAGCTGCCCGAGACAAAGCCGCGGAGGTTTCCGGCGATCGGGAAGTTGTAGCCGGCGTTGATTGTCACCTGGTAGTCGCGCAGACGCGGCACCTCATTGCCTTCGAGGTCGAGGTTGTCGGGAACGCCATCGCCGTTGGTGTCGATCAGGGCGGAGGCGCCTTCTTCGAATTCGCCCTTCTGACCGCTGACGGCGGCGCTCAGCGACAGGACGCCGGGGCCCACCTCAAAGCTCCGGCGCGCTTCAATCTCGAAGCCGGTGACGTGCGTATCGCCGGCGTTCTGCAGCACCAGCCCACGCGCCGTCGCCGATGGCGCGCTGACCACCTGGGCCTCATTCGTCCAGCTGTAGAAGGCCGCCACGGCGACGTTGACGCCGAACAGCTTGCCCTTCCAACCGGCTTCGTAGGAGTACGAATATTCAGGCTCGTAGAGTATCTGCTCCAGGAACTGGCTCCGCACCGTGGTCGGGCCGAGATTGGTATTGAAGCCGCCCGGACGGTAGCCGGTCGCGAACCGCAGGTAGCCGTTGCTGTCGGCGGAGAATTTGTGGCGCAGCGTCACCGTCGGCGTGACGAACGTCCATCGGGCGCCGGTGTTGAACTGGACCGCCTCACGACCCGGCGCGCAATCTGCCAGCCCGGGCGGGCAGAACTGAACGGGTTGTGCCGTCAACGGCCCGGCGCCGTCCGGATCGACCGACGTCGCCGCAATCAGGCCCGCCGGCAGGGCGCCGGTCCCGAAGTAGGCAAGTGGATCCCGTGAGTAGCGCAGGAAATCGTAGTCCTTTTCGTCACGCTGGATCCGCGCTTCCAGGCCAAGGCTCGTGGCCTCCCCGAACTTGATCTCGAGGCTCCCGAACAGCGAGGGCGACGTCAGCTCCTCGACAAACTCGTCATGGCTGAGCGACAGCCGCGCCGCGGTCCGGACCGACGCCGGCACGCCCGTCAGCGCGCCGGCCAGGCCGACGGTGCAGCCCGGCGTCACCGGCTGGGCCAGCCCGGTGTAGGTCGGACAGAATTTCGGATCGAGCACGACGCCGTCCTCGCTTTTCACGAACTCGACGCCGCCCAGCCAGCTGAGCCACCCGTCCGAGTTGCTCGTCAGATAGGCCTGCAACACCGTGCGTTCGTAGGTCTCGAACTGACCGACCGTATAGTCGGGCGTCAGGACAGTCGCGCCTGGCGCGACATCGATGCCGCTATGACCGGCGAAGTGGTCGTTGTCTTCATTGTTGCGCATGCCGTCCCGGTTCGTCGTCGACGCCTTCAGGGTCAGGTCCGCGAAGCCCAGGTCATAGTTGACGGTCAGGAACAGGTTCTGGTTCTCGATGAGCGAGCCGCCCTCGCGATCGATCTCGACCCGCTCGCGCGGCGAAGGGTCGAGGGGCGTGCCGTCCGCGCGAAGCGCCCGGCGCCCCAGGCCGAAGGCCGAGGAGTCCGTACTGTTGTCCTCGTACATGAAATCGACCGTCAAGGCGTCGGACGGCAGCCAGCGGAGCGCCAGGCGGAAGCCGTCGGAAGACTGCACGTCAAGGTCATTGCCAGTCGCGAGATTGCGGATGAAGCCGGCCCGCTGATCGTCGACAAAGCCACTGACGCGGAGCGCCAGCACATCCTCGACCAGGGGCACATTCACGGTCGCCTCGGCCGTGCTTTTCTCGGGGTCGGAGTATCGGAGCGTGAAGGAGCCCTCGGTGATGAAAACCGGCGGCTGGGTGATCACGTTGATCGCGCCTCCGACGGAGTTGCGACCGAAGAGCGCGCCCTGAGGCCCGCGAAGGACCTCCACATGGGCCGCGTCGAGGTAGTCCATCTTGCCCAGCGAACGGCCCCCGAAGCCGCCGCCGGCCATGTAGAGGCCGTCGCGGTACAGGCCGGTCGCGGCCTCTGAGAAGCCAAGGCGGCCGCTCCCCTGTCCACGGATGGTGATGTCATTGAGATACTCGGGGCCGGAGGCGACCAGCGTCGCGCCCGGCACCTGGCGCAGGTAGTCGTCCAGGTCCTCCAGGACCAAGGCTTCACGATCAGCCGCCGATATGGCGGTGATGGCGGCGGGCACCTCGACAAGGCGCTCCTCCCGCTTGCGGGAGGTAACGACCACCTCCTGCACTTCCGTGGCGGCCTCGTCGGCCTCCTGAGCCCATACCGCCGAGGGCATGGTGATCAGAACCGCGACCAGCGCGGTTCCAGCCAAAGCCGCCGTTTTCAAAGACATTTCACGCCCCTTCGTTTCTTTCGTTGAAACAGAGGTTCCGGCAGCATCGCGGTATTGTCAAACAATTTGTGGACTAGCTGGGGCCGGGCCGTGCTTTCCGTGCCTTATTGTCAGGCTTGACGCGCGCCGCGGACGGCGGACTCGCCTCCAGCTGGCGACGGGTGATCATGACGATCATGCGAGCGCTGGCTTCGGCGATCTCC
The nucleotide sequence above comes from Caulobacter sp. NIBR1757. Encoded proteins:
- a CDS encoding TonB-dependent receptor, which gives rise to MKTAALAGTALVAVLITMPSAVWAQEADEAATEVQEVVVTSRKREERLVEVPAAITAISAADREALVLEDLDDYLRQVPGATLVASGPEYLNDITIRGQGSGRLGFSEAATGLYRDGLYMAGGGFGGRSLGKMDYLDAAHVEVLRGPQGALFGRNSVGGAINVITQPPVFITEGSFTLRYSDPEKSTAEATVNVPLVEDVLALRVSGFVDDQRAGFIRNLATGNDLDVQSSDGFRLALRWLPSDALTVDFMYEDNSTDSSAFGLGRRALRADGTPLDPSPRERVEIDREGGSLIENQNLFLTVNYDLGFADLTLKASTTNRDGMRNNEDNDHFAGHSGIDVAPGATVLTPDYTVGQFETYERTVLQAYLTSNSDGWLSWLGGVEFVKSEDGVVLDPKFCPTYTGLAQPVTPGCTVGLAGALTGVPASVRTAARLSLSHDEFVEELTSPSLFGSLEIKFGEATSLGLEARIQRDEKDYDFLRYSRDPLAYFGTGALPAGLIAATSVDPDGAGPLTAQPVQFCPPGLADCAPGREAVQFNTGARWTFVTPTVTLRHKFSADSNGYLRFATGYRPGGFNTNLGPTTVRSQFLEQILYEPEYSYSYEAGWKGKLFGVNVAVAAFYSWTNEAQVVSAPSATARGLVLQNAGDTHVTGFEIEARRSFEVGPGVLSLSAAVSGQKGEFEEGASALIDTNGDGVPDNLDLEGNEVPRLRDYQVTINAGYNFPIAGNLRGFVSGSYQRAEGGFETPANDREYAGYELFDARIGIRTEHLRFSIFGRNLGDEEYIVNTFSSNEYYNQPRVIGAELTLDF